One genomic segment of Desulfomicrobium sp. ZS1 includes these proteins:
- a CDS encoding serine hydrolase — MTKKYAAKFLFVLVIYALISGLAGIGFSAFASSGTHVFRGAVAPKPKTQAVAADSQVAVRAEPATPAQSVPVTSLAKTAASKKQATTPTSDVVKKTAKTAPKQTDAAPKASAVKAKKSTANKTKSAKPAAKPGTSKDLFLNAQAALLINMSTGDVYYEHNPDKTIAPASITKLLTLYIIREALAQGRLSQATPIPVSAEAVKTGGSRMRLKRNEKVPLGELIKGISVVSANNACVAVAEYFGKGDPSKFVAQMNEKARKIGMVNSRFKNPNGLPASGQLSTARDIAKLSVAYLRTFPESLKVHSMTSHTYHGATHRNANTLLRTYKGVDGLKTGFVCEAGYNITATAKRGKTRLVAVVLGAQNSAVRQRETAKLLDYGFRRAANEEKLANKTSAAAKKPKA; from the coding sequence ATGACGAAAAAATACGCTGCTAAATTTTTGTTCGTATTGGTAATATATGCCTTGATCAGCGGATTGGCCGGAATCGGTTTTTCCGCTTTTGCGTCTTCGGGGACTCACGTTTTTCGGGGCGCGGTTGCGCCCAAGCCAAAGACTCAGGCCGTTGCGGCAGACAGTCAGGTTGCGGTTCGGGCTGAACCTGCCACGCCTGCCCAGTCCGTTCCGGTAACATCCCTCGCAAAGACTGCGGCATCAAAAAAGCAGGCGACCACGCCCACGTCCGACGTGGTCAAGAAAACGGCCAAGACCGCCCCAAAACAAACCGACGCCGCGCCAAAGGCTTCGGCAGTAAAAGCCAAGAAATCCACCGCGAACAAGACCAAATCGGCGAAGCCTGCCGCGAAGCCGGGCACGTCCAAGGATCTGTTTCTGAACGCGCAGGCCGCATTGTTGATCAACATGTCCACCGGCGACGTCTATTATGAGCACAACCCGGACAAGACCATTGCGCCAGCATCGATCACCAAGCTCTTGACGTTGTACATTATCCGCGAAGCCCTGGCCCAGGGCAGGCTTTCGCAGGCGACCCCCATTCCCGTCAGCGCTGAGGCAGTCAAGACCGGCGGTTCGCGCATGCGTCTCAAACGCAATGAAAAGGTCCCGCTTGGCGAGCTTATCAAGGGTATCAGCGTGGTTTCGGCCAATAACGCCTGCGTGGCCGTGGCCGAATATTTCGGCAAGGGCGATCCTTCCAAATTCGTGGCGCAGATGAACGAAAAGGCCAGGAAGATCGGCATGGTCAACAGCCGCTTCAAGAATCCTAACGGCCTGCCCGCCTCGGGGCAGCTCTCCACCGCTCGGGACATCGCCAAGTTGTCCGTGGCCTATCTGCGTACTTTCCCCGAATCGCTGAAAGTGCATTCCATGACGAGTCACACCTATCACGGCGCCACGCATCGCAACGCCAACACGCTGCTGCGTACATACAAGGGCGTGGATGGACTCAAGACCGGCTTTGTTTGCGAGGCCGGATACAACATCACGGCCACGGCCAAGCGCGGGAAGACCCGGCTTGTCGCCGTGGTGCTCGGCGCCCAGAATTCTGCCGTGCGTCAGCGCGAGACGGCCAAATTGCTTGATTACGGATTTCGGCGCGCGGCCAATGAAGAGAAACTCGCCAACAAAACCTCGGCCGCAGCCAAGAAACCAAAAGCCTGA
- a CDS encoding PilZ domain-containing protein — MVHEMQKNRKWKRYGCLLPCRIIPQTETDMVVSARIINIGRGGLLIEADYNFKMGDRVIVAAADTGFERFEAIEEVHGTVRWGQVDDSSLMGLYYIGVEFDDLLPLKQAVDGQS; from the coding sequence ATGGTTCATGAGATGCAGAAAAACAGAAAATGGAAGCGCTACGGCTGTCTGCTACCCTGCAGGATCATCCCGCAAACCGAGACCGACATGGTCGTCTCGGCACGAATCATAAATATCGGCCGCGGCGGTTTGCTCATCGAAGCCGACTATAATTTCAAGATGGGAGACAGAGTCATCGTAGCGGCTGCCGACACGGGGTTCGAACGCTTCGAGGCCATTGAAGAAGTGCACGGGACCGTGCGTTGGGGGCAAGTCGACGACAGTTCCCTCATGGGGCTTTATTACATCGGAGTCGAATTCGACGATTTACTCCCCCTCAAACAGGCGGTGGACGGCCAGTCCTGA
- a CDS encoding PilZ domain-containing protein, whose translation MDQNKRRWDREPITVPCKISYEGDSRNSTLGSIINLSPGGVMLATEQGFIANERVAITLEDEYDALLFEFAEILIGTVRWSQSTASSGQNVYHVGIALERELPRRMVLTEQ comes from the coding sequence ATGGATCAAAACAAGCGCCGCTGGGACCGCGAACCGATAACGGTGCCGTGCAAGATCAGCTATGAAGGCGATAGTCGCAACTCTACCCTAGGCAGCATCATCAACTTGAGTCCGGGTGGAGTCATGCTTGCGACGGAACAAGGGTTCATCGCCAACGAACGCGTGGCCATCACCCTGGAGGACGAGTACGACGCCCTGCTCTTTGAATTCGCGGAAATTCTGATCGGTACGGTGCGCTGGAGCCAGTCTACGGCTTCCTCGGGTCAAAACGTCTACCATGTAGGGATCGCCCTGGAACGCGAGCTGCCGCGCAGGATGGTGCTGACCGAGCAATAA
- a CDS encoding lipoate--protein ligase, protein MRFIHNTRTSPAFNLAAEEWLLRNTDTDIFMLWRNEPAVIVGRNQNTVSEIDEAFVSERGISVIRRLTGGGAVFHDLGNVNFTFIQLGKQSKHLDFHRFTAPIMEALQAMGVNCQFEGRNDLVIDGQKFSGNAQLLEKDRVLHHGTLLFSAQMADLSGALKVNPVKYVDKAVKSVTKRVTNISSHLPEPIDVETFVHRVMAHISGHESENLPGLRADEEAAISGLVESKYGTWDWNFGSSPNYGFTRSTRTKGGVVEVHLDVQHGRIEQVRIFGDFFGARAVSELEALLAGCRHERTDLSRLLENVPIGDFIRNVDSATFIDCLF, encoded by the coding sequence ATGCGTTTCATCCACAACACCCGCACCAGCCCGGCCTTCAACCTTGCGGCCGAGGAATGGCTGCTGCGCAATACGGACACGGACATCTTCATGCTTTGGCGCAACGAACCCGCCGTCATCGTCGGGCGCAACCAGAACACGGTTTCCGAGATCGACGAGGCGTTCGTGAGTGAGCGGGGCATCTCGGTCATTCGGCGTCTGACCGGTGGAGGGGCGGTTTTTCACGATCTGGGCAACGTCAACTTCACCTTCATCCAACTCGGGAAGCAATCCAAGCACCTGGATTTCCATCGCTTCACGGCTCCTATCATGGAGGCCCTGCAAGCCATGGGCGTGAACTGTCAGTTTGAAGGCCGCAATGATCTGGTCATCGACGGACAAAAATTTTCCGGCAACGCCCAGCTCCTGGAAAAGGACCGGGTTCTGCACCACGGCACGCTCCTCTTCTCGGCCCAGATGGCCGACCTGTCTGGAGCCCTCAAGGTCAACCCGGTCAAATACGTGGACAAGGCGGTCAAGAGCGTCACGAAGCGGGTCACCAACATCTCAAGCCACCTGCCTGAACCCATTGATGTGGAGACCTTTGTCCACCGCGTCATGGCCCATATCTCGGGCCATGAATCGGAAAATCTGCCGGGCCTGCGCGCGGATGAGGAAGCGGCCATAAGCGGACTCGTGGAATCGAAATACGGCACCTGGGATTGGAATTTCGGATCATCGCCCAATTACGGCTTTACGCGGAGCACACGTACGAAGGGCGGCGTTGTGGAAGTCCACCTAGATGTGCAGCACGGCCGCATCGAACAGGTCAGAATTTTCGGGGATTTCTTCGGCGCGCGAGCAGTGAGCGAGCTGGAGGCCCTGCTTGCGGGCTGCCGTCATGAGCGGACCGACCTGTCAAGGCTCCTGGAGAATGTACCGATCGGTGACTTCATTCGTAACGTGGATTCTGCGACATTCATAGACTGTCTTTTCTGA
- a CDS encoding SLC13 family permease yields MPATPSMLEKETLFKWALSLAVPIAVFFMLPVDGETLTRPMALFLAITAWAVVVWATDIINEVAVGILLPVLYIVICGVPQKVAYGPWTSQVPIIVIGGFTLGKILQDSGLGKRIGLTCVRAMGGSFIGALWGLTLAVFIVAPLIPAITGKAAIFCAIAISLCEALDFRPKSREATAVILGTCLAVASTKLCYLTGGADLVLGMGLADRVMDTKTAWMEYALHNFVPGTIYTIMSVGLVMLLLPSKVDRKTLKPVLEEKLKELGPITREQKTAGVLMLLTLALLATDTLHGVNAGLVLIMIAFVSFLPGLDLMNGAKFSKINFAPLFFIMGCMAIGSAGGNLKVTQWIASITLPFFHDLGPTSAGTSAYVLGALANFLLTPLAATTTLTSPLVELGVQMEMNPRILYYAFQYGLDNYIFPYEYAVLLYFFSSGYMLFRDMVKVLAVRMVLTGFFIAFIAIPFWKFIL; encoded by the coding sequence ATGCCCGCAACCCCGTCTATGTTGGAGAAAGAAACCCTGTTCAAATGGGCTTTGAGCCTGGCCGTTCCCATCGCCGTCTTTTTCATGCTGCCCGTGGACGGCGAAACGCTGACCCGGCCCATGGCTCTCTTCCTGGCTATCACGGCATGGGCCGTCGTGGTTTGGGCAACGGACATCATCAATGAAGTGGCTGTCGGCATACTGCTCCCTGTGCTCTACATCGTCATCTGCGGCGTTCCGCAAAAAGTAGCCTATGGCCCCTGGACTTCCCAGGTGCCCATCATCGTCATCGGCGGCTTCACCCTGGGCAAAATTCTCCAGGACAGCGGCCTCGGAAAACGGATCGGCCTGACATGCGTGCGAGCCATGGGTGGGAGCTTCATCGGCGCCTTGTGGGGCCTGACCCTGGCGGTCTTCATCGTCGCCCCCCTGATCCCGGCCATCACCGGCAAAGCTGCCATTTTCTGCGCCATCGCCATCAGCCTGTGCGAGGCCCTCGATTTCAGGCCCAAGAGCCGTGAAGCCACTGCTGTCATCCTGGGAACCTGCCTGGCCGTGGCATCCACGAAACTCTGCTACCTGACGGGCGGTGCGGACCTCGTCCTGGGCATGGGACTGGCGGACAGGGTCATGGACACCAAGACGGCCTGGATGGAGTACGCTCTCCACAATTTTGTCCCCGGCACCATCTACACGATCATGTCCGTCGGCCTGGTCATGCTTCTGCTGCCTTCGAAGGTGGATCGCAAAACCTTGAAGCCGGTGCTTGAGGAAAAACTCAAAGAACTCGGGCCCATCACCAGGGAGCAGAAGACCGCAGGGGTGCTCATGCTCCTGACCCTTGCCCTGCTGGCCACGGATACCCTGCACGGCGTCAACGCGGGTCTGGTGCTCATCATGATCGCTTTCGTCTCCTTCCTGCCCGGCCTTGATCTCATGAACGGCGCAAAGTTCAGCAAGATCAACTTCGCCCCCCTGTTCTTCATCATGGGTTGCATGGCCATCGGCAGCGCCGGCGGAAATCTCAAGGTCACGCAGTGGATCGCCAGCATCACCCTGCCCTTTTTCCACGACCTCGGCCCGACATCGGCGGGAACCTCCGCCTACGTTCTCGGCGCTCTGGCCAACTTCCTGCTGACTCCACTGGCCGCGACGACCACCCTCACCTCCCCCTTGGTCGAGTTGGGCGTGCAGATGGAGATGAATCCCAGAATCCTGTACTACGCCTTCCAGTACGGCCTGGACAACTACATCTTCCCCTATGAGTACGCGGTACTGCTCTACTTCTTCAGTTCCGGCTACATGCTCTTCAGGGACATGGTCAAAGTGCTTGCCGTGCGCATGGTTCTGACCGGATTTTTCATCGCCTTTATAGCTATTCCCTTCTGGAAATTCATCCTATAG
- a CDS encoding Crp/Fnr family transcriptional regulator, whose translation MSADTSDMGFKELEFSRIPPEAECWRSVLSQGRRMKFLKGAHISSKMTDGAFLFFLDSGEIWLTRSTLDGREKIIWRIGPDSLFGETPFFDELPARSAIVAAMDCTVYAFSRKCVLNEILPQNPELMAALFRTLAIKVRVLINQAVSLSLDDLPARICKYLNLRRETQVLKDGPLVVSPVLNQQELANLLGVHRVTLNKCLRELEKAGVLGPYSRDEVYILDRVRFDKLVSQNESRLS comes from the coding sequence ATGTCTGCTGATACGTCGGATATGGGGTTCAAGGAGCTGGAATTCTCGCGCATTCCGCCCGAGGCGGAGTGTTGGCGCAGTGTCCTTTCGCAGGGCAGGAGGATGAAATTCCTCAAAGGGGCGCATATCTCCTCGAAGATGACGGACGGAGCCTTTCTCTTTTTTCTGGACTCGGGAGAGATCTGGTTGACTAGGTCGACCCTGGACGGCCGTGAAAAGATCATCTGGCGCATCGGACCCGACTCGCTGTTCGGTGAAACGCCGTTTTTCGACGAACTTCCGGCCCGGAGCGCCATTGTCGCGGCCATGGACTGCACGGTCTACGCTTTTTCCCGAAAATGCGTCCTGAATGAGATTTTGCCTCAAAACCCGGAACTCATGGCCGCACTCTTTCGTACTTTGGCCATCAAAGTGCGCGTGCTGATCAATCAGGCCGTGTCTCTCAGCCTGGACGATCTGCCGGCGCGCATCTGCAAATATCTGAACCTGCGCCGTGAGACGCAGGTCCTTAAGGACGGTCCCCTTGTCGTCAGTCCGGTTCTCAATCAGCAGGAACTGGCCAATCTGCTCGGCGTGCATCGCGTGACTCTGAACAAATGCCTGCGCGAACTGGAAAAAGCCGGTGTTCTTGGACCCTACTCGCGTGACGAGGTGTACATTCTCGACCGCGTCCGTTTTGATAAGCTGGTCAGCCAGAACGAATCGCGCCTGTCTTGA
- a CDS encoding transporter, whose translation MRWKILSNLLLVCCLILATVSSSAAQNATAPVPAGPVGVNHGAGGLGFPVGKFCAVANYRYAHKDQWYLHTSDEDGPDREVFSHNILFKTRYGIAEGWDVRTATPFLLNTIEADGRNDAWSGGLGDTTAILHNQFASQKKGAPLNLAWDLGIVVPTGEVGSNNIGSGAWGGLVGLGATWIGGGHRLETDMSYLVYTEGYKDVTKGDRLRINAHYAYALSTRLDLGLEGYYEWTQEDEAGGDDLGNDAKTLYAGPKFNLKFPEYGVTFGGAVLGAAYREYEKKSLTEDWRAEFKLIKLF comes from the coding sequence ATGCGTTGGAAAATTCTGTCGAACCTGCTGCTGGTCTGCTGTCTCATCCTGGCCACCGTTTCAAGCTCTGCTGCGCAAAACGCCACCGCTCCGGTTCCGGCTGGTCCGGTGGGCGTGAACCATGGCGCGGGCGGACTGGGCTTCCCCGTAGGCAAGTTCTGCGCTGTGGCGAATTACCGCTACGCCCACAAGGATCAGTGGTATCTGCACACCTCCGACGAGGACGGCCCGGACCGCGAAGTGTTTAGTCACAACATCCTTTTCAAGACCCGCTACGGCATCGCCGAGGGCTGGGATGTGCGCACGGCCACGCCTTTCCTGCTCAATACCATCGAGGCGGACGGACGCAACGATGCCTGGTCCGGCGGCCTGGGAGACACCACCGCCATCCTGCACAATCAGTTTGCGTCGCAGAAGAAGGGCGCGCCCCTGAATCTTGCCTGGGATCTGGGCATTGTCGTTCCCACGGGCGAGGTTGGGTCCAACAATATCGGCAGCGGCGCCTGGGGTGGCTTGGTCGGACTGGGCGCAACCTGGATCGGCGGGGGCCATCGTCTCGAAACGGACATGAGTTATCTCGTCTACACCGAAGGCTACAAGGACGTCACCAAAGGTGATCGCCTGCGCATCAACGCCCATTATGCCTACGCTCTGAGCACGCGCCTCGATCTGGGCCTTGAGGGCTATTATGAATGGACCCAGGAAGACGAGGCCGGCGGCGACGATCTCGGAAACGACGCCAAGACTCTCTATGCCGGACCCAAGTTCAATCTGAAATTTCCCGAATACGGCGTGACCTTCGGAGGCGCAGTTCTTGGCGCGGCCTACAGGGAATACGAAAAAAAGAGCCTGACCGAGGATTGGCGGGCGGAATTCAAGCTAATCAAATTGTTCTGA
- a CDS encoding aryl-sulfate sulfotransferase, translated as MGHPTIYPTGVTVYDPEKCWNGLTIFQAQEVGAVLMDMNGREHNVWKGVLGMPNKIFPGGYLMTSRGRRDGKFSVQDGIDVVQVDWDGNVVWSFDQNEFIEDPGHEGRWMARYHHDFQRQGNPVGYYAPGMEPKTDSGNTLVLAHRNARNSAISDKLLLDDVILEVNWEGEIVWEWYCHEHFEEFGFREGPKNTLARNPNYRPTKPEGMGDWMHINSMSALGPNKWYDAGDERFHPDNIIVDGREANITFIIDKKSGKVVWKLGPDYDSTPELKAIGWIIGQHHCHMIPAGLPGAGNILIFDNGGWGGYDVPNPGAPTGVKAALRDYSRVLEIDPVAMKIVWQYTPSEAGFLFPMDSNRFYSPFISGMQRLPNGNTLITEGSDGRVFEVTPDHKIVWEFISPYKGTFIPMNMTYRAYRVPYEWVPQVQKPVETPVVPLDVNTFRVPGAAAFGDRAKEVSVDGCVPYGGSNALCVASVEDDEK; from the coding sequence ATGGGTCACCCAACCATTTATCCCACCGGCGTGACAGTATACGATCCCGAGAAATGCTGGAACGGACTCACCATTTTTCAGGCCCAGGAAGTGGGCGCCGTGCTTATGGACATGAACGGGCGCGAACACAATGTCTGGAAGGGCGTGCTCGGCATGCCCAACAAGATTTTTCCCGGCGGCTACCTCATGACCAGCCGTGGCCGCCGCGACGGCAAGTTCAGCGTCCAGGACGGCATCGACGTTGTCCAGGTCGACTGGGACGGCAATGTCGTCTGGAGTTTCGACCAGAACGAGTTCATTGAGGATCCCGGCCATGAAGGTCGCTGGATGGCTCGCTATCATCACGATTTCCAGCGCCAGGGCAATCCCGTGGGCTATTACGCTCCGGGCATGGAGCCCAAGACCGATTCCGGCAACACGCTGGTCCTGGCCCATCGCAACGCCCGCAATTCCGCCATCTCCGACAAGCTCCTTCTCGACGACGTCATCCTGGAGGTGAACTGGGAAGGCGAGATCGTTTGGGAATGGTACTGCCACGAGCATTTCGAGGAGTTCGGCTTCCGCGAAGGACCCAAGAACACTCTGGCCCGCAACCCCAACTATCGTCCGACCAAGCCCGAGGGCATGGGCGACTGGATGCACATCAATTCCATGTCTGCTCTGGGGCCCAACAAATGGTACGACGCGGGCGACGAACGCTTTCATCCGGACAATATCATCGTGGACGGGCGTGAGGCCAACATAACCTTCATCATCGACAAGAAGAGCGGCAAGGTCGTCTGGAAGCTGGGCCCCGATTATGATTCCACGCCCGAGCTCAAGGCCATCGGCTGGATCATCGGCCAGCACCACTGCCACATGATTCCGGCCGGGTTGCCTGGCGCAGGCAATATCCTCATCTTCGACAACGGAGGATGGGGCGGCTACGACGTGCCCAACCCCGGCGCACCCACCGGCGTGAAGGCCGCCCTGCGCGACTATTCCCGGGTGCTCGAAATCGACCCGGTGGCCATGAAGATCGTCTGGCAGTACACTCCAAGCGAAGCCGGCTTCCTCTTCCCCATGGACAGCAACCGTTTCTACAGCCCCTTCATCAGCGGCATGCAGCGACTGCCCAACGGCAATACGCTGATCACCGAAGGTTCCGACGGCCGCGTGTTCGAGGTCACCCCCGACCACAAGATCGTGTGGGAATTCATCTCTCCCTACAAAGGCACGTTCATTCCCATGAACATGACGTACCGCGCCTATCGCGTACCCTACGAGTGGGTGCCGCAGGTCCAGAAGCCCGTCGAGACGCCTGTCGTGCCTCTTGATGTGAATACCTTCCGCGTGCCCGGCGCCGCCGCTTTCGGCGATCGCGCCAAGGAAGTGAGCGTGGACGGCTGCGTACCTTATGGCGGCAGCAACGCCCTGTGCGTGGCCTCCGTCGAAGACGACGAGAAATAA
- a CDS encoding glutaredoxin domain-containing protein, with translation MSITLYTAPDCQRCKIVKEFLAERGQEYTAYDFKDDKDIFNAYYRANRSSIYRNPEGVEFPIFDDGTVIKQGTGEILAYLLSGRILEACVTRSELLHGWISGLNVSACPEGQEDNFVTLVRLLAKGGLTVELHSDGRRADLLKTVLDEGHVSRMVLDVVGPAGLYPPIAGSGVAQDDLKQSIAASRAHADHLIRILVSAYKGDDGAMTHVTPMEAAEAAKMVFEACGDRMLPVFIEAQQAEGLEALEGQALLPYRSKVRASLVKAEIRKPEAH, from the coding sequence ATGAGCATCACCCTTTACACCGCCCCGGACTGCCAGCGCTGTAAAATCGTCAAGGAATTCCTGGCCGAACGCGGGCAGGAGTATACGGCCTACGACTTCAAAGACGACAAGGACATCTTCAACGCCTATTACCGGGCCAACCGCTCCTCCATCTACCGCAACCCCGAAGGCGTGGAGTTTCCGATCTTCGACGACGGCACGGTCATCAAGCAGGGTACGGGCGAGATCCTGGCCTATCTGTTGTCGGGCCGCATCCTGGAAGCCTGCGTGACGCGCAGCGAACTGCTGCACGGCTGGATTTCGGGCCTCAACGTTTCGGCCTGTCCCGAAGGCCAGGAAGATAATTTCGTCACGCTGGTCCGTCTGCTGGCCAAGGGCGGACTGACCGTGGAGCTGCATTCGGACGGACGCCGCGCCGACCTGCTCAAGACCGTGTTGGACGAAGGACATGTCAGCCGCATGGTCCTCGACGTGGTCGGTCCGGCCGGCCTGTACCCGCCCATCGCGGGCAGCGGGGTTGCCCAGGATGACCTGAAGCAGAGCATCGCCGCCAGTCGCGCCCATGCCGATCACCTGATCCGCATCCTCGTCTCGGCCTATAAGGGCGATGACGGGGCCATGACGCACGTCACGCCCATGGAAGCCGCCGAAGCCGCGAAGATGGTTTTCGAAGCCTGCGGGGACCGTATGCTGCCTGTGTTCATCGAGGCGCAGCAGGCCGAGGGCCTGGAAGCCCTGGAGGGTCAGGCCCTGCTGCCGTATCGCTCCAAGGTGCGCGCGTCTCTGGTCAAGGCCGAGATCCGCAAACCCGAAGCACACTGA
- the gcvH gene encoding glycine cleavage system protein GcvH, whose product MALNFPDDRRYHAEHLWAKDAGDGTFIVGITDFAQEQLGEVIFIDLPEVGSHFAQGVSCAEIESAKVVSPAIIPLSGTVAEVNAALIDTPELVNSDPYGQGWLVRITATDPSEATITAAQYEQIVSA is encoded by the coding sequence ATGGCACTGAATTTTCCCGATGACCGCCGCTATCACGCCGAACATCTTTGGGCCAAGGACGCCGGGGACGGCACGTTTATCGTAGGCATCACCGATTTCGCCCAGGAACAGTTGGGTGAGGTTATTTTCATCGATCTTCCGGAAGTCGGCTCGCATTTCGCCCAGGGAGTGTCCTGCGCGGAGATCGAATCAGCCAAGGTCGTATCCCCGGCCATTATCCCCCTGTCCGGGACCGTCGCCGAGGTCAATGCGGCCCTGATCGACACTCCGGAGCTGGTCAATTCGGATCCTTACGGTCAGGGCTGGCTGGTGCGCATTACCGCCACCGATCCTTCCGAGGCGACCATCACCGCGGCCCAGTACGAGCAGATCGTCTCGGCCTGA
- the lpdA gene encoding dihydrolipoyl dehydrogenase has translation MSQRITIIGGGPGGYTAAFSAAKAGAQVTLVEAAHMGGTCLNWGCIPTKTLKASADALETAHRLSEFGISGAGEAKPDMPAIVARKNKVSEILRGGLEKTCAKLKVTLLRGRGEVVNAGLVRVHAANGSVQDVVGDKVIIATGSSTLNLPTLPVDHAHIITSDDALELQTVPGRMLVVGGGVIGCELAFIFQALGSKVTVVEGLDRVLPVPSIDADLSKLIQREMKKRGIGCELARTATRAEVTESGVQITLGPSPFVKDLPLSAQKESVLEADVVLVAVGRVPNTAGLGLAEAGVETDQRGWIKADATLQTNVPGIYAVGDVLGPARIMLAHVASMEGLVAVRNCLGASENMDYATVPAAVFTSPEVATVGLTESQAREQGYNVACPQSNFRELGKAQAMGELAGLFKLVVDADSGKLLGAHLAGAHVSDIIAEPTLAMQLGAKAEDLARTIHAHPTLAEGIFETAHLL, from the coding sequence ATGTCGCAACGCATCACCATTATCGGCGGCGGCCCCGGCGGCTATACCGCCGCATTTTCCGCGGCCAAGGCCGGAGCGCAGGTCACACTTGTCGAAGCTGCCCACATGGGCGGGACGTGCCTGAACTGGGGCTGCATTCCGACCAAGACGCTCAAGGCCTCGGCCGATGCCCTGGAGACCGCTCATCGTCTGAGCGAGTTCGGCATCAGCGGCGCAGGGGAGGCCAAGCCCGACATGCCGGCCATAGTGGCCCGCAAGAACAAGGTTTCGGAGATCCTGCGCGGCGGTCTGGAGAAGACCTGCGCCAAGCTCAAGGTCACGCTGTTGCGTGGCCGGGGCGAAGTGGTCAATGCCGGACTGGTGCGCGTGCACGCCGCCAACGGATCGGTACAGGATGTGGTCGGCGACAAAGTCATCATCGCCACGGGCTCCAGCACCTTGAATCTTCCGACCCTGCCCGTGGATCACGCGCACATCATCACCAGCGACGATGCGCTGGAACTCCAGACCGTTCCGGGGCGGATGTTGGTGGTCGGCGGCGGGGTCATCGGCTGCGAGCTGGCCTTCATCTTCCAGGCTCTGGGCTCCAAGGTCACGGTGGTCGAGGGGTTGGACCGGGTGCTGCCTGTGCCGTCCATCGACGCCGACCTGAGCAAGCTGATCCAGCGCGAGATGAAAAAGCGGGGCATCGGTTGCGAACTGGCCCGCACGGCAACCAGGGCGGAAGTGACCGAGAGCGGCGTGCAGATCACCTTGGGGCCGTCGCCTTTCGTCAAGGATCTGCCCCTGTCCGCGCAGAAGGAAAGTGTGCTGGAGGCCGACGTGGTGCTGGTGGCCGTGGGCCGCGTGCCCAACACGGCCGGGCTGGGACTGGCCGAGGCCGGAGTGGAGACGGACCAGCGCGGCTGGATCAAGGCCGACGCCACGCTTCAGACGAACGTGCCGGGCATTTACGCCGTGGGCGACGTGCTGGGACCGGCGCGGATCATGCTAGCCCACGTGGCGTCCATGGAGGGGCTCGTGGCGGTGAGAAACTGTCTGGGCGCGTCCGAGAACATGGATTATGCCACCGTGCCCGCCGCAGTCTTTACTTCGCCCGAGGTAGCCACCGTGGGGCTGACCGAATCCCAGGCGCGGGAACAGGGCTATAACGTGGCCTGTCCGCAGAGCAACTTTCGCGAACTGGGCAAGGCCCAGGCCATGGGCGAACTGGCCGGACTGTTCAAGCTGGTGGTGGATGCGGACAGCGGAAAGCTTCTTGGCGCGCACCTGGCCGGTGCCCATGTTTCAGATATCATCGCCGAACCGACTTTGGCCATGCAGCTCGGAGCCAAGGCCGAGGACCTGGCTCGCACCATCCACGCCCATCCCACCCTTGCTGAAGGCATCTTCGAAACGGCACATCTGCTTTGA
- a CDS encoding 4Fe-4S dicluster domain-containing protein, translating to MQIFDLTTADLEFVAEVEARSHQKISNCYQCGNCTAGCPYTFAYDYSVSQIMRLIQIGQKEAVLKSRSLWLCGSCQSCTTRCPNKIDVALIMDVCRHMAREAGYATERSVKIFVDSFLASVERHGRAYELGLMTAYMTRSGRVFTDVDLAPQALMRGKLPFKPHEIQGREQVARIFERFRKGGDNV from the coding sequence ATGCAAATCTTTGATCTTACCACTGCCGACCTTGAGTTTGTCGCTGAGGTCGAAGCCCGCAGCCACCAGAAAATCAGCAACTGCTACCAGTGCGGCAATTGTACGGCCGGATGCCCGTATACATTTGCCTACGATTATTCGGTCAGTCAGATCATGCGACTGATTCAGATCGGACAAAAGGAAGCAGTGCTGAAAAGCAGGTCCCTGTGGCTGTGCGGCTCCTGTCAATCCTGTACCACGCGCTGTCCGAACAAGATCGATGTGGCGCTGATCATGGATGTCTGTCGGCACATGGCCCGGGAGGCCGGGTACGCCACGGAGCGTTCCGTGAAGATTTTCGTCGACTCGTTTCTGGCCTCGGTCGAGCGCCATGGTCGCGCCTATGAGCTGGGTCTCATGACTGCGTACATGACGCGCTCCGGCCGCGTATTCACCGATGTCGATTTGGCTCCGCAGGCTCTCATGCGCGGCAAGCTGCCGTTCAAACCGCACGAGATCCAAGGGCGCGAACAGGTGGCCCGCATTTTCGAGCGGTTCCGTAAAGGAGGCGACAATGTTTAA